From one Rattus norvegicus strain BN/NHsdMcwi chromosome 7, GRCr8, whole genome shotgun sequence genomic stretch:
- the Ntaq1 gene encoding protein N-terminal glutamine amidohydrolase isoform X2 — translation MEGDSRAATASQYQPACPTRDACVYSSCYCEENIWKLCEYIKTHNQYLLEECYAVFISNEKKMNPEEGVGFLGTRATDVCKLPCGCWEQILGPLQEQQVPIWKQQARPENGPVIWEIQSGSC, via the exons ATGGAGGGGGACAGCCGCGCCGCCACGGCCTCGCAGTACCAGCCGGCCTGCCCTACGCGGGACGCATGTGTCTACAGCAGCTGCTATTG TGAGGAAAACATTTGGAAGCTCTGTGAATACATCAAAACACACAACCAGTATCTGTTGGAGGAGTGCTACGCTGTCTTCATATCGAATGAGAAGAAGATG AATCCAGAAGAAGGGGTTGGATTCCTTGGAACTCGAGCTACAGAtgtttgtaagctgccatgtggatgctgggaacaaatcctgggtcctctgcaagagcagcaa GTACCTATTTGGAAACAGCAGGCAAGACCTGAGAATGGACCTGTGATCTGG GAAATTCAGAGTGGTTCGTGCTGA
- the Ntaq1 gene encoding protein N-terminal glutamine amidohydrolase isoform X3, producing the protein MEGDSRAATASQYQPACPTRDACVYSSCYCEENIWKLCEYIKTHNQYLLEECYAVFISNEKKMVSWYLFGNSRQDLRMDL; encoded by the exons ATGGAGGGGGACAGCCGCGCCGCCACGGCCTCGCAGTACCAGCCGGCCTGCCCTACGCGGGACGCATGTGTCTACAGCAGCTGCTATTG TGAGGAAAACATTTGGAAGCTCTGTGAATACATCAAAACACACAACCAGTATCTGTTGGAGGAGTGCTACGCTGTCTTCATATCGAATGAGAAGAAGATGGTAAGTTG GTACCTATTTGGAAACAGCAGGCAAGACCTGAGAATGGACCTGTGA